The proteins below are encoded in one region of Nitrospinota bacterium:
- a CDS encoding zinc-ribbon domain-containing protein: protein MEITCQNCNAQIKVPDQKVPKDQPFAFKCPSCQGRIMVEPSQSSGVRGEFSKSEIHTPPAGIAPMKVMDIGKRTAMICHTKSETLAKLAHEFGYQAYLPGDHVTAIRSLRFNEYSMVICSSEFEKIPHDKATILQTLQHLGMEKRRKMFVIFIGEGHSSFDRMTALAMSVNLFIAKSDFENNLNKLMVPIKNELNEHELNYSIFNKTLAVIGGA, encoded by the coding sequence ATGGAAATTACCTGCCAGAACTGTAACGCGCAAATCAAGGTGCCAGATCAAAAGGTTCCGAAAGACCAGCCGTTTGCGTTCAAATGCCCTTCATGCCAGGGGAGGATAATGGTCGAACCGTCGCAATCCTCCGGCGTCCGGGGAGAATTTTCGAAATCGGAGATCCATACGCCGCCTGCCGGGATAGCGCCAATGAAGGTAATGGACATAGGGAAAAGGACAGCCATGATCTGCCATACTAAATCCGAAACTCTCGCAAAACTGGCTCATGAGTTTGGCTATCAGGCATATCTCCCCGGAGACCATGTAACTGCCATCAGAAGTCTCAGATTCAACGAATACAGCATGGTTATATGTTCTTCCGAGTTCGAAAAGATCCCGCATGACAAGGCGACTATACTGCAAACACTCCAGCACCTGGGGATGGAGAAAAGAAGAAAGATGTTCGTGATCTTCATAGGCGAAGGCCACTCATCATTCGACCGGATGACCGCTTTAGCCATGAGCGTGAACCTCTTCATTGCGAAGAGCGACTTTGAAAATAATCTCAACAAACTGATGGTGCCGATAAAAAACGAACTTAATGAACACGAATTGAATTATTCCATTTTCAATAAGACATTGGCTGTTATAGGAGGCGCCTGA